The sequence ACCGATTACCCATTACCGATTACCCATTCCCTACTACCCACACACCTCAACCTCACTCACACATCCACCAGTTCCACATCCGGAATATCCCGGCCAAGGAAAAGTTCACAGAGTGTCTTGAATTTCTGCGGAAGATCGCTGACAAGCAGATGAGGAAAAACCGAACCGGCATCATTGAGCAGATTGTTTTCAACCAGCACCTCTTTTGCTCTGAGAGCAACGGCTTCTGCTGAATCTATGATAGCGATATCCGGGCCGACGATTTCCTCTATCATATTCCTGAGTATCGGGTAGTGCGTACACCCGAGAACAAGAGTATCGACCCCGTGCACCAAAAGCCCTTCGAGATACTCCCGGGCTATCATACCTGAAGCAGGATGATCGATGTACCCTTCTTCTGCAAGTGGGACGAACAAAGGACAGGGTGAAGAAAAAACTTCGGCATCAGGATCAATGGCACTGATGGCAAGCGAGTAGGCATTCGACGCAATAGTCGCCCTGGTCCCTATAACCCCGATACGGTTGTTACGTGAATGTTTAACTGCGAGCTCGGCACCGGCTTCCAAAACTCCCAGCACCGGAACACCTTTACCAACCTGTTGGACAACATCGAGCGCAAGTGATGAAACGGTATTACAGGCAACAATAATCATCTTAGGCTGATACTTCATCAAAATAGCCGTATCATCCTGCGCGTATTTGCGAATCGTGACTTGCGATTTCGAGCCATAAGGAACACGAGCCGTATCTCCGAAATAAATAATACGTTCCGAAGGCAGAAGAGATTGTATGGCTTTAACCACGGTAAGCCCACCAATACCCGAATCAAATATACCGACCGGACTTGATGCTGATATAGTCATGGAATGGTAGTGAATAGTGAATAGTGAATAGTGAATAGTGAATAGAAAGAAGATAGTTCAGAAAACGATAAGAAATGAATAACGACTATTGAAGAATAAAGTAACCCTATCCCTTAGCCTCCAGCATCTTTTCACTGATATCCCAGAGCTGTTGACGCAGTTGCCGATCATTTACAAGCGGGGAATATGAAGCCTGTCGGTTGTTTTCGAAATAATAGCCGGTTAACGCCGCAACATCCTTTGAAAGCGCAAGCCACGCCAACCTGTCGCCGCCGTATACCGGATCTTCTCCTGAAAGTGACCATCCGGCATGAAGCAACTTTGTTGCCAGTATGCCGGGATCCAGAGTATTGACGGTAGCACCTGTCCCCTTGAGCCGCTCAGCATGTTCAACCGTGAACATGACATTACAGAGCTTGCTGAAGGCATAGGCATTATAGCCCGTATAGTGTCGCTCTCCCTGGATGTTTCCGATGTCGAAATCGGCGCTGAGATGATCGACCGAACTGACGTTGACAATGCGAGCCCTACTCTTGAGCAGGAGTGGTTCCAGCAGAAGAGTCAAGTGGAAGTGAGCAAGATAGTTCACTGCAAAGGTGGTTTCAAAGCCATCAACCGTCAGTTCCCTTCGCTCACTGTAAAGGCCAGCGTTATTAATCAACACATCTATTGACTGCTCACTTTCAAGCAGCGTTTCAGCCATAAGAGCAACCTCATCGAGAGAACTGAAGTCGGCTTTTATTTCTCTGATGTTTGAACATCCGGTATATAAGGCGATCTCCCCTTTTACCTTTTCAAGCCCCTCACTGTTTCTGCCATGCAGAATAACCCTCGAACCGTTGCCTGCAAGTTGCAAAGCCGCCGCACGACCGATCCCATCCGTGCTTCCTGTTATGCAGATAACTTTTTGCTTCATGTACCGGTTGTATATCGGCCTACCAATTCGAGATCATGCGGTTAAAAAGGTCATCGACAATCTGGTCGATAACCGTATCGATTGCCTCTTCTTTTCCGGCAAAATCACCGACATCGTAATCATCAAATCCATTGAACGACGTTTTGGTAAAAAAGGCTTTATTCTGTACCCGGTCGTTGAACGATGCGCGGACTACAATTGTAATCCTGTTGGTTATTGCACGTTCGGTTTCACTGCCAATCTGGCTTGATTCATCGCTGAACGAAACAATTGCCGCTTCAAGCAAAGCATCCGCCCTGTTTATGTCCGGCTCGATGCTCAATGAACTTTGCAATTCAATCGTATCGATCAGTTTTTCTGTAAACTCGGCACTCAGTTGAGCCACACCGGCTCCCGATTGCTCTTTAAAGGTCGGCACTGCAACCGTCTTGATGTGAGGAGGTATCGACGCCCCTGTAAAAGAATAGCAGCCCTGTAGAAAAAGCACAAGGCCCGCAAAAACCGGAAGCAATCCCTTAATCCTCTTGCGCCTCAACACAATCCTCTCTCCTTTTTCTTGATTACTGTGAATATCATGTCCCTATTCCCCATTACCTATTACCTAATTCCTACCACCTTTTCCCCCTTATACTGCTCCTCTTCCAAAACCTGTTACAGTTAACCACCCCCTTCCTTAAATGTCAAACCTGAAAAAGACATGAAACAGAGCCCCCATACCGAACAGTGAAATAGATGTTCAGATGTAATCCCTTGTGCAATAACAAACAGCGATATTAAGAAAGAGTGATAGCGCATCTGTCCCGATAAATCGTGATCTGCGATGGATCCCCACACCATCTATCAGCTTGTTCAGCTCGCTAATAGTTTGTCCGGTCGATTTTATGAAACAGTTTTCGAAACGGATAGGAAAACAGAAGCCATTTTTTACGCTTTCCATCAAGTGCTGAAAGGTAGTCACCATTTTTACATCCACCTTTTTCGCTGGCCATTTTTACCGCCAATGATGCCGCTACAGAGGGCGATTGGGAAAAAATATCGACTACTGTGCGAAAAGTTGCCTGCTGGCGTTTCATTTCAGGCGTTTGCGGACCGGAAAGTATCTCTGTACGAACAAGCCCTGGATGCAACAACATGACGGAAACAGGCTGGTTTTTATACTCTTCCGCAACGGCAAAAGTAAATCTCGCTATTGCAGCTTTCGACGAACCATAGGCACTGATATAGGGAGTATTCGATTTCTTATCAGTCCCTGAACCGGCCATGTTGATAATTCTTCCTGTGTTGCCGGTTTCGAGAAAATAGTTCAAGGCTGCCCTTGTACCATAATAAGTGCCCTTCAGGTTAATATCGATAACACGCCCCCACTCTTTGGGATCACCATCGGTAACGTTGTAAAAAGTATCGGATATTCCTGCGTTATTGATAAAAACATCGAGCTTTCCAAACCGCTCAACAGTCGTTGTCACCAGTTCCTCCACTTCAGCACAGTTCGACACATCGCAAACGTGACCGAAAACGCTCTGGTCGGGAAAATCGTTCAGTGCCGCATCGACATTGATTTTGCTGCTGGATGTAATAACAACCTTCGCACCTTCCCGTACGAATGCCTGTGCAATGACTTTACCGATC is a genomic window of Prosthecochloris marina containing:
- the murI gene encoding glutamate racemase, which encodes MTISASSPVGIFDSGIGGLTVVKAIQSLLPSERIIYFGDTARVPYGSKSQVTIRKYAQDDTAILMKYQPKMIIVACNTVSSLALDVVQQVGKGVPVLGVLEAGAELAVKHSRNNRIGVIGTRATIASNAYSLAISAIDPDAEVFSSPCPLFVPLAEEGYIDHPASGMIAREYLEGLLVHGVDTLVLGCTHYPILRNMIEEIVGPDIAIIDSAEAVALRAKEVLVENNLLNDAGSVFPHLLVSDLPQKFKTLCELFLGRDIPDVELVDV
- the lptE gene encoding LptE family protein, which encodes MLRRKRIKGLLPVFAGLVLFLQGCYSFTGASIPPHIKTVAVPTFKEQSGAGVAQLSAEFTEKLIDTIELQSSLSIEPDINRADALLEAAIVSFSDESSQIGSETERAITNRITIVVRASFNDRVQNKAFFTKTSFNGFDDYDVGDFAGKEEAIDTVIDQIVDDLFNRMISNW
- a CDS encoding SDR family NAD(P)-dependent oxidoreductase: MAKLFDKVAIITGSTRGIGKVIAQAFVREGAKVVITSSSKINVDAALNDFPDQSVFGHVCDVSNCAEVEELVTTTVERFGKLDVFINNAGISDTFYNVTDGDPKEWGRVIDINLKGTYYGTRAALNYFLETGNTGRIINMAGSGTDKKSNTPYISAYGSSKAAIARFTFAVAEEYKNQPVSVMLLHPGLVRTEILSGPQTPEMKRQQATFRTVVDIFSQSPSVAASLAVKMASEKGGCKNGDYLSALDGKRKKWLLFSYPFRKLFHKIDRTNY
- a CDS encoding SDR family NAD(P)-dependent oxidoreductase — protein: MKQKVICITGSTDGIGRAAALQLAGNGSRVILHGRNSEGLEKVKGEIALYTGCSNIREIKADFSSLDEVALMAETLLESEQSIDVLINNAGLYSERRELTVDGFETTFAVNYLAHFHLTLLLEPLLLKSRARIVNVSSVDHLSADFDIGNIQGERHYTGYNAYAFSKLCNVMFTVEHAERLKGTGATVNTLDPGILATKLLHAGWSLSGEDPVYGGDRLAWLALSKDVAALTGYYFENNRQASYSPLVNDRQLRQQLWDISEKMLEAKG